Proteins encoded by one window of Dioscorea cayenensis subsp. rotundata cultivar TDr96_F1 chromosome 6, TDr96_F1_v2_PseudoChromosome.rev07_lg8_w22 25.fasta, whole genome shotgun sequence:
- the LOC120262974 gene encoding uncharacterized protein LOC120262974: MKLTYKSFLENGTVSQIKLAGYGRRHCHAISLYCQASNNEELELAGEMEGREQAKIIQSTAVFVPVLSIDDKCGACNAVAGEIELGLLRALCSAARVYLCLSINWMICLQGYYMLINNTGWKRWTINDSVCLGEQLLQTP, from the exons ATGAAATTAACATACAAGTCATTCTTAGAGAATGGAACTGTCTCTCAGATTAAGTTAGCAGGGTATGGAAGACGACATTGCCATGCTATCTCCTTATATTGTCAAG CTTCGAACAACGAAGAGCTCGAGCTTGCTGGCGAAATGGAGGgaagggaacaagcaaagatcATTCAATCCACGGCGGTGTTCGTTCCAGTTCTATCCATTGATGACAAGTGTGGGGCTTGCAATGCCGTCGCG GGTGAGATTGAGCTTGGACTTTTGAGA GCTTTGTGTTCTGCTGCCAGAGTATATCTATGCCTCTCCATCAATTGGATGATTTGTTTGCAAGGATATTATATGCTAATAAATAACACTGGTTGGAAACGCTGGACAATTAATGATAGCGTTTGCTTGGGAGAACAGCTGCTTCAAACGCCCTAG